Within Sporichthya brevicatena, the genomic segment GTCCGGCGTCGGGGTCGCGGCCACGCAGGCCTTCGTCAACGTCGACCACGGGCCGCACGGCGTCGAGCGCATGCGGGCCGGCGAGGAGCCCAAGGCGGCGCTGGAAGCGCTCCTCACCGCCGACGAGCTCGCCGCGTACCGGCAGGTCGCGTTCTGCGACGCGCAGGGCCGCGTCGCCGCGCACACCGGGTCGAGCTGCGCCCCGGCCGCCGGGCACCTGCTGGGCGACGGGGTCGCGGTGCAGGGCAACATGCTCGCCTCGAACCGCGTGTACGAGGACATGCTCGACGCGTACACCTCCGCGCCGGGCGACCTCGCCGAGCGCGTGCTGGCGGCGATGCAGGCGGCCGAGGCCGCGGGCGGCGACGTCCGTGGCTCGCAGTCCGCGGTGCTGCGGGTCTACTCCGGCAACCGCAGCGCGACCCCGTGGAACGAGGTGCTGATCGACATCCGGGTCGACGACCACGCGGACCCGGTCGGCGAGCTCGCCCGGCTGCTGCCGCGGCACCGCGCGTTCGACCTCGTCGGCGGCGTCATCTTCGCCCCCGGCCTGACGATCGGTCCCTACGAGGGCGTCACCGACGAGCTGCTGTCCGAGAAGCTTCACGGCCTCGCGAATGCCGCCGACCTGCTCGGCGCCGACAACCGCGAGCCGGACTTCTGGCGGGCCGTCCTGCTCGCCCGCAGCGGACGCACCGAGGAGGCCCGCGCGCTGTTCGCGGACCTGTTCGCCTACCGCCCCGGCCTCCGTCAGTTCCTCGCGGGCATCGGCCCGCTGGGCTTCCTCAGCAACGTCGAGGAGTACGTCCGTTGACCAACGCCCGCGACGCGGTCGACACCGGCCGCTGCGTCGATCTCGCGACGGCGATGATCCAGTGCGACACCCGGAACCCACCCGGCAACGAGTCGCCGATCATCCCGCTGATGACCGACGTCATGAAGGGCCTCGGCGCCGACGTCGAGGTGTTCGAACCGGCCGCCGGCCGGCCGTCGCTGCTCGCGACGGTCGGACCCTGCGACCGGTCCCGTCCGATCCTCATGATCAACGGGCACCTCGACGTCGTCCCCGTGACCGAGAGCGAGTGGTCGGTGCCACCGTTCGCGGGCGTGGTCCGGGACGGCAAGCTCATGGGCCGCGGGGCCTGTGACATGAAGGGCGGCATCGCCGCCGCGATCGAGGGTCTGCGGGCCTGCCTGGACGCCGGCGTGCGCCTCGACACCGACCTCGTCTTCCACCTCGTCGCCGACGAGGAGACCGGCGGTCGCTGGGGCACCGCCGCGCTGCTCAACGCCGGGCGCATCACCGCCGACGCGGCCGTCGTCCCCGAGCCCAGTGAGCTCGGGGTGTGCATCGCCGAGCGCGGCGTGCTTCTCGCCCGCATCGAGATCTTCGGTCGCGCCGGGCACGGCAGTGACCCCGCCGCCGCGCACTCCGCGGTCGCCGACGCCGCGCGCGTGACCCAGGCGCTGCACCTCGCGCACTTCGACCCCGAGCCGCACCTGCTGCTCGGGCTGCCCAGCTGCAACGTCGGCGTCATCCGTGGCGGCACGGCGCCCAACGTCGTCGCGAGCCACTGCGTCCTCGAGGTCGACCGCCGGGTGCTGCCCGGCCAGACCTGCGAGGACGCCGTCGACTCGCTCCGCGCGATTCTCGACCCGCTCGGCGTCTCGTACTCGCTCGAGGTCCTCGGCTTCGCCGAGGCGTCGGAGCTCGCCGCCGAGAACCCGTTCGTCGGGTACCTGCAGGAGGTCTGCGGCGGTGTCGGGACCCCGACGCCGGTGCGCGGCCTCTGCCTCGGCACCGACGCGCGCTTCCTCCGCAACCAGCTCGACATCCCGACCGTCGTCTACGGCCCGGGCTCGATGACCGTCGCCCACGCCGCCGACGAGTACGTCGCGGTCGCGGAACTGACGAAGGCGGCCGAGTCCTTCGCCGGGCTCTACACCAGCTTCGCCCGGTTCTTCGCCGAGAGCGTCGCCGGGATCACGTGAGCGGAGGTAACTGAGACAGCGTCAGGTGACCGGCAGCAGCCGCGTGTGGAGCTCGACGAGGAAGCGCTGCTGCGGGTCGGAGAGGTCGACCTCGCAGAGGGCCTCGATGCGGTGCAGCCGGTAGCGCAACGTGTTCCGGTGGATCTGCAGCCGCTTCGCGGCCTCGCTGACGTCGCAGCCGGCGTCGAAGTAGGCCCGGAGCGTCCGCAGGTAGTCCGTGTCGCGGGCCGAGCCGGTCTGCAGGACGTCGAGGACGCCGTCGAGCAACCCCGGGTTGCCCTTGACGATCTCGCCGAGCTCCGCGAGGACGGTGTTCGGCCGGACCTCCGACAGCAACGCGGTCCGCGGCCGGCCCTGCGACGCGAGCAGGTCGACGGCCCGGTCGAGGGAACGGCGCACACCGGGGATCTCGACGTCCCCGGTCAGCGCGTCGCTGACGCACGCGGAGAACTTCGCCGAGAACAGGGAGTCGGCGCGCTGGCGCATCCGCTCGGCGAGCGCGACGACGTCCTCGGACCCCCAGTGCGGGGTGAGGAGGTAGACGCGACCGTCGAGCACGGCGGCGGCCGAGCCGCGGCGCAGCAGCCGCGCGTACGCGGCGAGCTGCCGGTCGTCCTCGTAGTTGCCCTGCTCGCCGCCGGTCCCGCAGCCGCTCGCGCCGAGCGCGACCAGGCACCACGAATCCTGGCCCGGCCCCGGCAGCACCTCGGCCGCCAGCGCCGAGAGCGACGCGGTCCCCCGCAGGACGCTGCGGAGCAGGTCCGCGACGAGCAGGTCGGCGTCGACCCCACGGAGCGGGGCGCTGAAGAACGGCGCCGCGGCCGCGGCCACGTCGGCGAGGGCGTCGAGGTCGGGCTCCCAGTGCGGGGCCCCGCCGGCCGCCAGGCAGATGTAGCCGACGATCGCGTCGCGGGCGACGACCGGGCACAGCGCGCGCGGCGCCGCCCCGGGGATGTCGATGCGCATCGGCGCCCGGCCGCTGCGCAGCCGCGCCCACTGGCCGGAGTCCTCGAGCCACTTGCGCGCGTCGGACGGCGTGCGGCGGGCGAGGATCGCGGAGGTCCGCAGCTGGTCGACGGGGTGGCCGAGGTTCGCGAACGCGAGCGGGCGCAGCTCCTCGTCGGTGATGGAGATCGGGCCCTCGAGCAGGTAGGCCGCGGCCTCGGCGAGCTCGTAGAGGTCGAGCACGGCCGGGCGGCCGATCGCCCGCGAGAGCCGGTCGGCCGGGGCGAGGGAGCGCGCGAGCGTCGCGATGTCGTCCCACGGCACCTCGGACGCGGCCACCAGCACCGTCACGCCGAGCCGGTCCGCCCGGCGTCGCAACGTCGCCGGGTCGCCCGGCGCCTTGACGACGACCGCCGCCGCGTCCGCGTCGGCCGCGGCGGTGAGGACCTGCTCGACCAGCACGGACGTGAGGTCCGGCGCGGGCACGAGGACGAGGTCCCCGGCCTCGACCGCGTCCGGGACCGCCGGGTCCCAGATCGTGACGCCGCGGACCTCGCGGTCCAGCCCGGCGGGGGCGGTCACCACGTCGAAGCATCCGCGGCCGAGCAGCCGGCCGATCCCCAGGCCGGGCGGTGGGCAGGCCTCGGTGCCGGGTCGGTCATCAAGAGCAGTCATCGCCGTCTCCGTTTCGCCTGCTCCGGAGAGTAGGAAGGGACGGCATGCGCCTTCAGTAGTCAATCTGCCCACTGTGGTCGCCGTCACTGGGCAGATTGCCTATCACATGTTTCCGTCGCTCTCGTCCGCCCACGTGACTCCCGCCACTCGTGTCGCGAGGTGCAGCACGAGGCGGTCGTCGGGGTCGTCCAGGTCGACGGCGAGCAGCTTCCGGATCCGGTCGATGCGCTGGATGACCGTGTTCCGGTGCACCCGCAGCGAGGCCGCGGTGTCGGTGGCCGAGGACTCCCGGTCCAGGTAGCGCCGCAGCGTCCGCACCAGCTCGCCCGACGGGTCGGCCGCGGTGAGCGGCGCCAGGATCTCGTCCGCCTGCGCCCGCAACGGGGCCGCGGCGTACCAGCCCATGAGCAGCCGCTTCGCGCTCATGGCCCGGACGTGCTCGACGACGCCGGTCCCCTCCTCGGTGAGCGCGAGCAGGCAGGCCTGCCGCGCCTCCCCGAGCGACTCCGCGATCCCGGCCGTCCCGGCGTGCGCCCCGCCCACCCCGGCGCACAGCGACAGCCCGGGATGGTCGGCCTCGACGGCGCGGAGCGTCCCCTGGACCGCGGCGAGCAGCGGCGCGGTGTCCAGCGCGTCGGCCTCGGTCTCGGCGGTGACCCAGAACGCCCAGCCCTCCGAGCGCTCCACCAGCGTGGAGGTGACCGACCGCCGCGCCAGTTCCTCCTCCAGCTCGCGCACGAGCTCGGACTGCGGCGGCATCGTCCCCGCCCGGGACACCGCGATCTGCACCGCGGTGTGCCACCCGGCGAGCCGCCACCCGAGCGCCGTGGCCCGTTCCACCGCCCGCGCCGACGGCGCCTCGGCCTGGTCGAGGATCGCGGTGAGCAGGACCGACCGTTGCCGGCCCTCGCGCTCGCTCTGCACCGCCCCGGCGGCCAGGTGAACGGCGAAGGCCAGCGCCGCGATCGACATCGACTGCCGGATCGGCCCGATCAGCGCCCGGGTCGCGGTGTTCAGCCGTGCGAGCAACCAGTACCCGGCGTGCGCGGAGATGTCCCGCTGCACCGGTTGCAGCAGGGCGACGTCGGCACCGCCGAGCGGGAACGTCGCCGCGGTCGGGCGCGCCCCGCCCAGGTGGGCCGCGATGTCCGGCCGCAGCGTCAGCTCGAACGCGGAGTCGTCGCCGGCGACGAACCGGCTCTCGGCGTCGACGAGGACGACGGCACCGCCGATCGCCTGCCCGAGGACGCGGGTCAGCTGCTCCGGGCTCGACGGCGGGGTGGAGAACCGGTCGGCCGTGGTGCCGAGGATCCGCAGCCCGGCGATCTCGGGGGCGCGGACGTACGGGTCGAAGGTGGCCGCCAACGCGGCCGGCGCCACTCCCTCGGCGACGATCAGCGGCACGGCGAGCTTGTCCGCGAGCCGGCGGGTGACGAGCGGGACCGGTCGCCGCGGCCGTTCGGCGATGATCCCGGACAGCCCGACGCTGTGGCCGAGCCGGAGCACCAGGTCGGCGGCGAGGTCCTCGACGGCGAGGTGCTCCGGGCCGAAGACCGCGAGGCTGCACGAGGCGAGCGCACCGACCTCCGTCGTGGACACGGTCGGCACGATCATCCGCACCGGGCGGTCGAGACCGGCCTCCCCGCCGAGGACCTCGTGCGCCAGGAGCCCCATCCCCAGCAACTGACGTACCGTCACGAAGTTGTCGTTCACTGCTCGCCTCCCCGTTCCGTGCCGACGGTGAGCACCGGACCCACCGCCCGCACCCGGATCCGGACGCAGGAGGTCGGCACGTAGGTCATCAGCGTCTCGGCGACCGTGCCGATCCGGACCCGCCGTGGGTCCGCGCCCGCCCGGATCGCCGCCTCCGCCGCGAGCCGGCGCGCCTCGGCGACGACCTCGGCGCGACTGCGCTCGCCGATCCAGAAGATCCGGTCGACCGTCCCGGCGGCCTCGCCGACCGCCGCCCCGATCGCCGCGGCAAAGGGCGCGTCGTCCGGGCGGAGCACCCGGCCGGGCAGGAGCAGGTCGGGCAGCCGGCGGGCGTTCCGGACCAGCACCAGGGGCCCCGCGAGCCCGGCGACCGCGCGCGCGGTCGTCGGTCCGACGGCGTCGGCCGGCGCCTCGGTCACCCGCACCTCGCGGAGGTTCGTCCGGATGCCGAGCACCTCGACCAACCGGCCCGACTCCTGCGGCCAGCCCTCCACCGCGGCACTGACGCGGACGCGCCGGCCGTCGTCGTCGACCACGACGACGGTCGCCTCCCCCGCCAGGTGCACGCCGCCCACGCGAGCACTGCTGTGCAGCGCACCGACGGTCCGCAGCGGACGCCGGGCGGCCGACTGCGCCGGGAACACCGTCCCGTCGCCGTGCACCAGGTAGAGCTCGTCGACCAGTCCGCGCTCGGCGAGGACCGCGCCCACCTCGTCGAGCACCCGCCGCGCGGTGGGAGCCAGGGCGGCGTCGAGGATGGCGGCGTTCTCCCGCTCCAGCAGCCCGAGTCCGCCCTCGTCGCCGCCGGTCACGACCGGGACGTCCGGGCCGAGGGCGTCCGCGAGCAGCACCGCGGCCTCCTGCTCGTGCGCGCCGTTCGCCTGTGCGTGCACGGCGGTGACCGCCACGGCGGCCACGGGGTCGCGCCGGGTCCGGCACGCCCGCGCGAACGCCTCGACCGCCGCCCGGTCGAGCGGCGCGGCGACGCGTCCGTCGTACTCGTGGCCCCCGGCCACCAGGGCGACCGGTCCCCGCACCGCGGCCGTGAGGCGCGCCGGCCAGCCCGAGAACGGCGGGACCGACGCAGTCGCCGGTGCCCCGATGCGCAGCACGCCCACCCGCGCGCACTCGGCGGGCCGGTGCAACGGCCGCGTCAACGCCGCCGCCAGCACCACCCGGCCGACGTGCTCCGGTGCCGCGACCTCACCGAGCGCGTCGAGCAGCGTCGCGACCGTGGCCGCGGGACGGGCGTCGGGCGGGTCGTAGTCGTTCGCGTCGTCGGGCAGGACGGCGCGCGCCAGCACCTCGTTCTCCGGCCCGAGGACGACGGCGCAGGCGTCCCGGCGCCCGACCGCGAGCCCGACCCGCCGGTCCGCCGGGCTCACGCGCACACCGGGACGACGTCGAGATCAATGCCGAACGCGCGCGGGCCGGCACAGGCGTGGCCCGCGGGCGTGTGCCAGTGCGGGTCGACCCGGCTCGCGATCACGTGGACCTGCTGCCCGACGACGACGTCCGGCGACTGCAGGAGGAATCCGGAGTCGACGTCGACGAGGTTGATCAGGTCGGGGACCGTGACGACCGGGACGCCGTCCTCGGTCGCGACGAGGTTCTCGCTCTGGAAGTCGATGCGCAGCGACCGGGTCCCGTCGGTCGACTCGAGACTGAGCGTTCCTCTTGCGAACCCCCCGTCGAGGGACTGCACGACCTCGTGCACGACACCGCTGAAGATGATGCGCCCGTCGCACCGTTCGAGGAACCCGGCGTAGTTCTCCGCCGGACCCGGCGCGACGCTGCGCAGGACCGCCCCCAGTTCGGCGCACCGGGTCAACGCCTGCCGGGAGCCGATCTCCGCGCACTGGCCCACGTTCAGCAGGTACGCGCTGCACATCGCGACCAGCCCCATGCTCGGCAGGCAGCTGCGCAGCAGGGAACTGACGGTGTTGTTGTCGGCCGCGGTCAGCACGGCGGAGGACCCGGCCGAGTCGACGAGGATGATCGGCGAGATCGGCAGACCGGCGAGCGCGAACACCGTCATCTCGAGCTTGGGGAAGGTGCGCCGCATGCCGTCGACGTCGAGACAGGGCAGCCCCAGCTGCGCCGCGACCACGAGCGGCATCAAGGCGTTGACCGGGCCGAGCTGGATCGGCAACACCCCGACGACCGGCCTCCCGGCGTGCGCCTCGAGCGCCGCCCGCAGCGCGGCCGCCTCCGCCGTCCCGTGGAACTTCTCGATCAGCGAGTGCGGCGCCCCGGCCGTCACCACCGGCAGCACGAGGCCGTCCGGGTCGAGCTCCTCGGCGTCGACCAGCCGCACCGGACCGTGCCGGTCGAGCGCCGCGTGCAGCATCTGCCGGGGGAGGTAGGGATCGCCGCCACCGCCGCTGCCGTGGAACAGCGCACCCAGCGCGAGGTCGTCGACGTCCTCGGGCCCGAACAGCCGCACGCCACCTCCACGTCCTACGCCGGCGCGACCAGCCTCGCAGATCCGACCTCGACATCGGTCACGTCCACCATGCGCGCGACCGCCGCGGCGACGCGGCCACCGCGGCCGTTCGCCGTCTCGACCGTGCAGGCGATCCGCGTCGCCCCGGTGCCCACGGTCCGGCACTGGAGCTCCCGGATCCGGGCGCCGCGCGCGTTCAGCAGCACAACGACCCGGGCCAGGACGACGTCGGAGTCGACGGCGGTGATCCTCAGATCGGTCAGCTCCATGACCGGAGTCGGGGCATCACGTCGGCGGAGAACTGCGACAGAAAGCGGACCTGGTCCGCGCCCGGGAAGTGGATGACGAGGTTGGTGAACCCGGCCTCCAGGTAGGGGCGCATGCCCTCCATCGCCTGCTCCGGCGTGGACGCGACGATCCAGCGCTTCGCGACCTGCTCGATCGGCAGCTCGTCCGCCAGGCGCTCCATCTCCTGCGAGCTCGTGACCGAGTGCTTCTGCTCCGCGGTCAGCGACAGCGGTGCCCAGAACCGCGTCGCATTCAGCGCGTACTCGGGGTCGGCGTCGTAGGAGAGCTTGACCTCGATCATCCGGTCGAGGCTCTCCGGGCTGCGCCCGGCCTTGGCAATGCCCTCGTCGATCGCGGGCACCAGCTCCTCCTGGTAGAGCGCCATGCCCTTGCCCGAGGTGCAGATGAACCCGTCCCCGACCCGGCCGGCGTACCGGGCGACCACCGGGCCGCCGGCGGCGACGTAGATCGGGATCGGCTGCTCCGGACGGTCGTAGAGCGTGGCCCCGACCGTCGTGTAGTACTCGCCGGAGTGGTCGACCGGCTTGTCCTCGGTCCAGAGCCGGCGCATCAGGTCGATCGCCTCACGCATCCGCGCGAAGCGCTCCTTGAACGCGGGCCACTCCATCCCGGAGACCGCGATCTCGTTCAGCGCCTCACCCGTGCCGAGGCCGAGCATGATCCGCCCCGGGTACAGGCACCCCATCGTCGCGAACGCCTGCGCGATCACCGCCGGGTTGTAGCGGAAGGTCGCGGTCAGCACCGAGGTGCCGAGCACGATCCGCTCGGTCCGCTCGCCGACCGCCGTCATCCACGCCAGCGAGAACGGCGCGTGCCCGCCGTTGTGCCGCCAGGGCTGGTAGTGGTCCGAGACCACCGCCGAGTCGAAGCCGTACCGCTCGGCCGCGACCCCGAACTCGACCAGCTCCCGCGGCCCGAACTGCTCCGCCGACGCCTTGTAACCGATGCGCACGGCGCCGGTGCGCTCAGCGGCACTCACGCCGACCGCCGGACGGCGAGGACGCGCACGGCCTGACCGGCGCCGAGGGCCACCAGGGCGGCCAGAGCGAGAAACACGTAGAAGCTCCCGAAGTTGGTGCGGCCCTCGTTGAGAATCGTGCCGCCGGCCGCGACGGCCGGCACGAAGTTCTGGGTCGGGACGGCGTCGCTCGGGACGACGCCGGTGGCCGGAACTCCGGCCCCGGGTGCGCCGGCGAGGTCGGTCCCGAGCTCACCGACGACGGAGTCGACGCCGCCCGCGTTGCCGGGGATGATCCCGCTGTCGGCCGTTCCGCCGGAGGAGATGCCGCTGCCGGTCGAGTTCAGCGCGTTGCCCGAGGCCGACAGCGTGATCTGCCCGACCGTGATGGTCTCGGTGGTGGTGCCCCGCTCGGAGTCCGCGACGATCGAGATCCGCAGCGCACCGGAGGTCACCCCGGCGACCGTCTTCTTCTCGTTCACCGTCGGGCCCGTGCTCGTCGTGCCGTCGGTGTAGCGGTACTGCTCGGGCAGGTAGGCCAGGGAGATGCCGGCCGGCTTCAGCGCCTCGTTCAGCGCACCGAGGACGCTGACGTCGAGCGGGGTCGGCTCGGAGCCGAACGCCGTCAGGCCGTCCTTGGTCAGGCCCGACGTCAGCCGGGAGAAGGTGATGGTGCCCAGGGAAGTGGTCGTCCGCGGGACGACCGCGCCGCCGGCGGTCTGGGTCAGGCTCGCGTACGAGGAGACGTTGAAGACGTCGAGGATGCCCTCGAGCGTCAGCGCGTGCACGCCGGCCGCGCCCTCGGTGAAGATGTGGTCCTCGCCGGCGACGCTGTTCGCGACCGCGAACGCGTTGTTCTGCTCCGACGTCGCGGCCTGACCGCCGACGCTGACCCGGCCGATTGCCTGCTTCGGCAGCGCGGACGCGACGAGCTCGTACCCGCCGGCGTTCTGCTTGTCGACGGGCAGCACCGGGTCCTTCGCGCGCACGTAGCCGGGGAACGACGGGACGACCGGGAGCCCGACGCCGCTCGCACTCTGCACGAGACCGTTGCCGGTGGCCGGGAGCGTCGAGAGCAGCGGCGAGTAGGGCGCACCCGCGTCGGCGGTGCTCTCGCCGGAGCTGGAGAGCAGGGCGCCGGCGCCGTAGGAGCCGATGGAGAACGGGAGGCCGAGCGGCGTGTTCGGGTCGGTGAGCGTCGACTGCACGGCGACCGCCTCGGCCGACAGGTCGTAGACGTACGTCCCCGCCGAGGCGGACCCGATCCCGGCCAGCCCCCCGGCGGCGACCACCGCGACCAGCGCGGTGGCGGTGAGGATGCGAGCGGTCATGATGCGAGGCCTCCCAGGTACGAGTGCGCAATCGTTTCTTCGCTGATCTCGAACGGCTCGGCGACGTAGGACAGCCGGCCGCGGTCGAGGATGTAGACGTAGTCGGCGAGTTCGAGCGCACGGGCGACGTACTGCTCGACGACGAGCAGCGAGATGCCGGCGTCCGCGAGCCGCCGGAGGTAGACGAAGATGTCGTCGACGATCCGCGGCGCGAGGCCCATCGACACCTCGTCGAGCAGCACGACCGAAGGCTTGCTGATGTAGGCCCGGGCGAGCGCGAGCATCTGCTGCTCACCGCCGGACATCGTCCCGGCGCGCTGGTCCAGTCGCTCGCCGAGTCGGGGGAAGACCTCGGCGACGTCACGGATCGCCTTCCGCTTGTCCACGCCGGGCGGGGTCTGCAGGCGGATGTTCTCCGCGACCGTCAGCGAGGGGAAGATCCCGCGGCCCTCGGGCACGTGGCACAGCCCGCGCCGGGCCAACTGCTCCGAGCGTTTGCCGGTCATGTCCACACCCGACAGCGACACGGACCCGGTGGTGGGCCGGAGCTGGCCCGAAGCCACGCGCAGCAGGGTCGTCTTGCCGGCACCGTTCGCCCCGAGCAGCGCGACGACCGACGACGGAGGGACCGTCAGATTCACTCCGCGCAGGACCAGACCGGTGTCGTAGCCGGCCGAGATGTTCGTCAGCTCAAGCATCGGCGAGTTCCTCCTCCCCGACGTCGCCCCCGAGATAGGCGGCGCGGACGGTCTCGGAGGTCATCGCCTCCGCGGTCGGCCCGGACCAGATCAACTTCCCGAAGTCCAGGACGTAGACCTGCGAGCAGACGTCGGCGACCAGCGCCATGTCGTGCTCGACGAGCAGGACGCCGATGCCGGTGTCCCGGACGTGGCCGGCGAGGACCTCGCCGAACTCCTCGGTCTCGTGCACGTCCAGACCCGACGACGGCTCGTCGAGCAGCAGGAACCGGAACGGCGACGCGATCGCCCGGGCGAGTTCGACCAGGCGACGCTGCCCGGTGGACAGGTCCCGCACCCGCCGGTCGCCGACCGCCTCCAGGCCGCAGCGGGCGATCGCCGCCCGGGTTCGCTCGGCGATCTCACGGCGCTCGGCGCGCGGCGCCCAGAACTGGCCCCACGGCCGTCGCGAGGAGAGCACCCCCTCCGGCCCCATCGCGACGTTCTCCGCCGTCGTCATCGAGTCGAAGAGCTCCATGCGCTGGAACGTCCGCCCCAGACCCGCGGCCGCGCGGCCCGGGGTCGAGAGGTGGT encodes:
- a CDS encoding DUF1028 domain-containing protein; translation: MTYSIVAHDPATGQLAVGSQSHFFGVGRLVGWGESGVGVAATQAFVNVDHGPHGVERMRAGEEPKAALEALLTADELAAYRQVAFCDAQGRVAAHTGSSCAPAAGHLLGDGVAVQGNMLASNRVYEDMLDAYTSAPGDLAERVLAAMQAAEAAGGDVRGSQSAVLRVYSGNRSATPWNEVLIDIRVDDHADPVGELARLLPRHRAFDLVGGVIFAPGLTIGPYEGVTDELLSEKLHGLANAADLLGADNREPDFWRAVLLARSGRTEEARALFADLFAYRPGLRQFLAGIGPLGFLSNVEEYVR
- a CDS encoding hydantoinase/oxoprolinase N-terminal domain-containing protein, which gives rise to MSPADRRVGLAVGRRDACAVVLGPENEVLARAVLPDDANDYDPPDARPAATVATLLDALGEVAAPEHVGRVVLAAALTRPLHRPAECARVGVLRIGAPATASVPPFSGWPARLTAAVRGPVALVAGGHEYDGRVAAPLDRAAVEAFARACRTRRDPVAAVAVTAVHAQANGAHEQEAAVLLADALGPDVPVVTGGDEGGLGLLERENAAILDAALAPTARRVLDEVGAVLAERGLVDELYLVHGDGTVFPAQSAARRPLRTVGALHSSARVGGVHLAGEATVVVVDDDGRRVRVSAAVEGWPQESGRLVEVLGIRTNLREVRVTEAPADAVGPTTARAVAGLAGPLVLVRNARRLPDLLLPGRVLRPDDAPFAAAIGAAVGEAAGTVDRIFWIGERSRAEVVAEARRLAAEAAIRAGADPRRVRIGTVAETLMTYVPTSCVRIRVRAVGPVLTVGTERGGEQ
- a CDS encoding helix-turn-helix domain-containing protein, whose protein sequence is MNDNFVTVRQLLGMGLLAHEVLGGEAGLDRPVRMIVPTVSTTEVGALASCSLAVFGPEHLAVEDLAADLVLRLGHSVGLSGIIAERPRRPVPLVTRRLADKLAVPLIVAEGVAPAALAATFDPYVRAPEIAGLRILGTTADRFSTPPSSPEQLTRVLGQAIGGAVVLVDAESRFVAGDDSAFELTLRPDIAAHLGGARPTAATFPLGGADVALLQPVQRDISAHAGYWLLARLNTATRALIGPIRQSMSIAALAFAVHLAAGAVQSEREGRQRSVLLTAILDQAEAPSARAVERATALGWRLAGWHTAVQIAVSRAGTMPPQSELVRELEEELARRSVTSTLVERSEGWAFWVTAETEADALDTAPLLAAVQGTLRAVEADHPGLSLCAGVGGAHAGTAGIAESLGEARQACLLALTEEGTGVVEHVRAMSAKRLLMGWYAAAPLRAQADEILAPLTAADPSGELVRTLRRYLDRESSATDTAASLRVHRNTVIQRIDRIRKLLAVDLDDPDDRLVLHLATRVAGVTWADESDGNM
- a CDS encoding ABC transporter ATP-binding protein, whose protein sequence is MLELTNISAGYDTGLVLRGVNLTVPPSSVVALLGANGAGKTTLLRVASGQLRPTTGSVSLSGVDMTGKRSEQLARRGLCHVPEGRGIFPSLTVAENIRLQTPPGVDKRKAIRDVAEVFPRLGERLDQRAGTMSGGEQQMLALARAYISKPSVVLLDEVSMGLAPRIVDDIFVYLRRLADAGISLLVVEQYVARALELADYVYILDRGRLSYVAEPFEISEETIAHSYLGGLAS
- a CDS encoding ABC transporter ATP-binding protein; protein product: MRERQHSHQEPVGAAARGAPALTVENVTVRFGGLTAVSDLSLRAEGGTITALIGPNGAGKTTTFNACTGVVRTATGRVRLGNKRLDHLSTPGRAAAGLGRTFQRMELFDSMTTAENVAMGPEGVLSSRRPWGQFWAPRAERREIAERTRAAIARCGLEAVGDRRVRDLSTGQRRLVELARAIASPFRFLLLDEPSSGLDVHETEEFGEVLAGHVRDTGIGVLLVEHDMALVADVCSQVYVLDFGKLIWSGPTAEAMTSETVRAAYLGGDVGEEELADA
- the fgd gene encoding glucose-6-phosphate dehydrogenase (coenzyme-F420), with translation MSAAERTGAVRIGYKASAEQFGPRELVEFGVAAERYGFDSAVVSDHYQPWRHNGGHAPFSLAWMTAVGERTERIVLGTSVLTATFRYNPAVIAQAFATMGCLYPGRIMLGLGTGEALNEIAVSGMEWPAFKERFARMREAIDLMRRLWTEDKPVDHSGEYYTTVGATLYDRPEQPIPIYVAAGGPVVARYAGRVGDGFICTSGKGMALYQEELVPAIDEGIAKAGRSPESLDRMIEVKLSYDADPEYALNATRFWAPLSLTAEQKHSVTSSQEMERLADELPIEQVAKRWIVASTPEQAMEGMRPYLEAGFTNLVIHFPGADQVRFLSQFSADVMPRLRSWS
- a CDS encoding helix-turn-helix domain-containing protein — protein: MTALDDRPGTEACPPPGLGIGRLLGRGCFDVVTAPAGLDREVRGVTIWDPAVPDAVEAGDLVLVPAPDLTSVLVEQVLTAAADADAAAVVVKAPGDPATLRRRADRLGVTVLVAASEVPWDDIATLARSLAPADRLSRAIGRPAVLDLYELAEAAAYLLEGPISITDEELRPLAFANLGHPVDQLRTSAILARRTPSDARKWLEDSGQWARLRSGRAPMRIDIPGAAPRALCPVVARDAIVGYICLAAGGAPHWEPDLDALADVAAAAAPFFSAPLRGVDADLLVADLLRSVLRGTASLSALAAEVLPGPGQDSWCLVALGASGCGTGGEQGNYEDDRQLAAYARLLRRGSAAAVLDGRVYLLTPHWGSEDVVALAERMRQRADSLFSAKFSACVSDALTGDVEIPGVRRSLDRAVDLLASQGRPRTALLSEVRPNTVLAELGEIVKGNPGLLDGVLDVLQTGSARDTDYLRTLRAYFDAGCDVSEAAKRLQIHRNTLRYRLHRIEALCEVDLSDPQQRFLVELHTRLLPVT
- a CDS encoding M20 family metallopeptidase, which translates into the protein MTNARDAVDTGRCVDLATAMIQCDTRNPPGNESPIIPLMTDVMKGLGADVEVFEPAAGRPSLLATVGPCDRSRPILMINGHLDVVPVTESEWSVPPFAGVVRDGKLMGRGACDMKGGIAAAIEGLRACLDAGVRLDTDLVFHLVADEETGGRWGTAALLNAGRITADAAVVPEPSELGVCIAERGVLLARIEIFGRAGHGSDPAAAHSAVADAARVTQALHLAHFDPEPHLLLGLPSCNVGVIRGGTAPNVVASHCVLEVDRRVLPGQTCEDAVDSLRAILDPLGVSYSLEVLGFAEASELAAENPFVGYLQEVCGGVGTPTPVRGLCLGTDARFLRNQLDIPTVVYGPGSMTVAHAADEYVAVAELTKAAESFAGLYTSFARFFAESVAGIT
- a CDS encoding DUF917 domain-containing protein, whose protein sequence is MRLFGPEDVDDLALGALFHGSGGGGDPYLPRQMLHAALDRHGPVRLVDAEELDPDGLVLPVVTAGAPHSLIEKFHGTAEAAALRAALEAHAGRPVVGVLPIQLGPVNALMPLVVAAQLGLPCLDVDGMRRTFPKLEMTVFALAGLPISPIILVDSAGSSAVLTAADNNTVSSLLRSCLPSMGLVAMCSAYLLNVGQCAEIGSRQALTRCAELGAVLRSVAPGPAENYAGFLERCDGRIIFSGVVHEVVQSLDGGFARGTLSLESTDGTRSLRIDFQSENLVATEDGVPVVTVPDLINLVDVDSGFLLQSPDVVVGQQVHVIASRVDPHWHTPAGHACAGPRAFGIDLDVVPVCA